The Podarcis raffonei isolate rPodRaf1 chromosome 2, rPodRaf1.pri, whole genome shotgun sequence genome window below encodes:
- the NKX2-5 gene encoding homeobox protein Nkx-2.5: MFPSPVTTTPFSVKDILSLEQHPSGLAPMELSALGSPSSCMLATFKQEAYPADEGPIADSPVGLAKSNGAAFPSPFYAAKNYVEMDSTKAPKGDNKKELCALQKSLEQEKRDAEDPERPRQRKRRKPRVLFSQAQVYELERRFKQQKYLSAPERDHLANVLKLTSTQVKIWFQNRRYKCKRQRQDQSLEMVGIPPPRRIAVPVLVRDGKPCLGDSSPYSSPYNVSLNPYSYNSYPAYSNYSGAACSASYSCSYPGVQGVQPAAPGGNFMNFSVGDLNPVQTPIPQGNSALSTLHGIRAW; this comes from the exons ATGTTCCCGAGCCCGGTGACCACGACGCCTTTCTCCGTCAAGGATATCCTGAGTCTGGAGCAACATCCCAGCGGCTTGGCGCCCATGGAGCTCTCGGCTCTGGGCTCGCCCTCGTCGTGCATGCTAGCCACCTTCAAGCAGGAGGCGTATCCGGCCGACGAAGGCCCGATCGCGGACAGCCCCGTCGGCCTCGCCAAAAGCAACGGCGCCGCTTTCCCCAGCCCCTTTTACGCGGCCAAAAACTACGTGGAAATGGACTCGACCAAGGCGCCCAAAGGGGACAACAAGAAAG AGCTGTGCGCCCTCCAGAAATCCCTTGAGCAGGAGAAGCGGGACGCCGAGGATCCGGAGCGACCCCGCCAGAGGAAGCGGCGGAAACCCCGCGTGCTTTTCTCGCAGGCGCAAGTCTACGAGCTGGAGCGGCGCTTCAAACAGCAGAAATACCTCTCTGCCCCGGAGAGAGACCACTTGGCCAACGTGCTGAAGCTCACCTCCACGCAGGTCAAGATCTGGTTCCAGAACCGGCGGTACAAATGCAAACGGCAGAGGCAGGACCAGAGCTTGGAGATGGTGGGCATCCCTCCTCCGCGGAGGATCGCCGTGCCCGTCCTGGTCCGGGACGGCAAGCCTTGCCTGGGGGACTCGTCGCCCTACAGCTCCCCCTACAACGTCAGCCTCAACCCCTACAGCTACAACTCCTACCCGGCCTACAGCAACTACAGCGGCGCCGCCTGCAGCGCCAGCTACAGCTGCAGCTACCCGGGCGTGCAAGGCGTGCAGCCCGCGGCGCCCGGCGGCAACTTCATGAACTTCAGCGTGGGGGACTTGAACCCCGTGCAGACGCCCATCCCGCAAGGGAACAGCGCCCTCTCCACGTTGCACGGCATCCGGGCCTGGTAG